The sequence below is a genomic window from Desulfomonile tiedjei.
GTCTTCCAGCAGTGCCAGAGATCGTGAGTTCGGGGCATCGGTTCCAACTCAAGGCTTTCTAACGCCTCTCGCCAGGGCTTCTTCAAAGAATCCTCATGAGGCACCCTGCCTTCATCAGGGGTACGGAAGAATCAGCCTGAAAATGAACTCACCTTGCCTGCTGCCTGGAGCACGGGAATCAAGTCCTTGTGGATCGGCACTCTTTTCGGCCTTCTCTCCCTCGTCTGATAGGCTATCAATCGTTGAGCACTGCCATGCTGACCACAATGCGAAATGAGCAAAGAGTCGACTTGAGCCCTTGAGGCCCATTTTACCGCAAGGCCATCGCCCCTCTCGCTCTCTTTGGAAGTGCGACTCTATCGTTACCGCATCCTAAGCTCACTAAATCCCGAGGATATCCGTAACTACATCTCGTGCCCAGTACGTGGTTTGGCCGTGGCGCGAGAGTCGTCGGATGCCGTCGAGATGATTACCCAGTGTAACAATGGCCGGTTCCTCGGCCAATTCTCCATTCTGTTTGACAACTTGCCCGAGCCCCACGCACGAGAAGAGGCCGTTACAAATGCAACGCCGATCTTCCGTGTTGCGTTGCAAGCCACGTTTGCTGACAAAGTCCGAGACCGGTCCAGCCGGGCAGCGGTGGAAAAGTTGACGCGTTCCATCTGCGGTCGGTTTGCTGAGCCCCCGTTGCTGCAAAAGGCCAATGTCGCAAACCCGACGCCGAGCGGAAAAAACCGTATCATCCGCAACGGTGTCGTTCAATTGAACTACTTTGAATGGGTACCCCGTGGGAGAGAACAGTGTCGTCCGGACCAGCGTGGCGTCATCTGTTCCCTTTTTGAGTTCACCGAGAATCGCGGTGCGGAAGGTCGGTTTCATGCCGGATTCCTCGGCCAGGGCAAAGACCGAGCCCACCTGAACACCCGTGGCCCCGGCGTCCAGAGCTTGCCGCAATTTCTCACGAGATCCATAGCCACCGGCCAACCAGAAGGGAAGTCCGACTTCTCGGATAGCAGGCAGGTCAGGCTCGTCAATGTCGCTATAGAGGGGCTGTCCCTTGCTATCCTTCGTCATTGGCCCTTGCGGACCGGCGTTGTGGCCGCCCGCGGTGTGGTGCTCGACGATAAAGCCGTCAGGCGCTTCGCTTTGGCTTTGAGCCAGGGCCTTGGCCAGACTGACCTGCGACACAATCGCCAGAAAGGCCGGCCGGCGCAGGGGGGATTGTGCCAATTTGCCGTCAGCCACCAGTTGGGGATCGAAATGCAGGTGGAAAGCCTCACCCGCCTCACGATACAATAGCAACAAATCGTTGGTAACGGCTTCATGGCGAGCCAAACGGGAACAGATCGCGGGTAAGCCGTCGGGATTACCTGCCCCTACGATTACCCCGTCCACACCGGCGAGCATCGCGCCGTACATCGCGTAGATCAGGGGCACATCGATCTTTTTCAAGAAGTTGATGAATATGTTGCCCTCATGCCCTTCCTTGGCAAGCCAGACTTCGGCAAAGCCGGTGGCCGTCAAGAGCTCGACGCTGTCGTCGTCCAGGGTGAGTGCTACAGGCATCCCTTGCTGAACCGGTAGCGGAATGGCATCGCTTCTATTCGGCGCATGCACAATATTCATAGGAAGACTCTTGTAACGATCGGATGGCGCTTTGCCGCCGTCAATGAAGTAGCGGTCACAGATCTTTCGGCCGATAGCGATCCCGAACTGCGCATCAAAAGCAGCCAAAGCGCGGCGAACATGACCTCCGGGATCGCCAAGCTGCAGCAGTCGTACGTAAACCGTATCCAGGGCTGTACCGGAGACAGTTCCGGCCGTTATGCCGGGCTTCTCCATAGCGACGGCTTTGGCCAGCCGCCAGTTGGACACATAGATACCCATACCGCCTTGTATGAGTTTCACTTCTTGCAGAAAGTTCATGATTCGACACCTCATGTCACATGCCTTACACAAGTCTGCTGGCACGGTCGTCAACATTGGGAGTAAACGGGGGACTCGATAGCAGGTGCATACGGATACGCGCAAACGCCTCTTCTAAACGGTTTCAGCCCTTCTTCTCGTCATTCGCATCGAACGTCTTGTCCGCCGCGCGTAAACGCTTCCTCCGGGGCAGGTTCCGCCGATTCATTCGACCGGTCACCTTTACTCTAACACAGCCAAGGATTTCTCTGCAAACTCGGGCACAGGGGTCGAGTCTCCTCTTGGCTCTTTCGCAAAGAGTCCTATTAGGATTTTCACTAGAAAGGCTTACCAATATGGTGTGGAGGTAAGGGGGTCGTGGTCTTTGCTTCCTGTCTCCATGGCCTACAATCGCGTCGGCTATCAGCGGATGCAGGCCGCGTGTCATCGCGTTGGTCTTCCAGCAATGTCGAGGATCGTCAAACCTAGGCGTCGGCGATACGCATGAGCAGGCTCCATACTGTGTTCACGAATTGTGCTATAATAGAAACCAGACTAGAGATTCAGCGCCCTCTGGAAGGACTGAACGATGTCCGAGACTATCATCACACTT
It includes:
- a CDS encoding nitronate monooxygenase, coding for MNFLQEVKLIQGGMGIYVSNWRLAKAVAMEKPGITAGTVSGTALDTVYVRLLQLGDPGGHVRRALAAFDAQFGIAIGRKICDRYFIDGGKAPSDRYKSLPMNIVHAPNRSDAIPLPVQQGMPVALTLDDDSVELLTATGFAEVWLAKEGHEGNIFINFLKKIDVPLIYAMYGAMLAGVDGVIVGAGNPDGLPAICSRLARHEAVTNDLLLLYREAGEAFHLHFDPQLVADGKLAQSPLRRPAFLAIVSQVSLAKALAQSQSEAPDGFIVEHHTAGGHNAGPQGPMTKDSKGQPLYSDIDEPDLPAIREVGLPFWLAGGYGSREKLRQALDAGATGVQVGSVFALAEESGMKPTFRTAILGELKKGTDDATLVRTTLFSPTGYPFKVVQLNDTVADDTVFSARRRVCDIGLLQQRGLSKPTADGTRQLFHRCPAGPVSDFVSKRGLQRNTEDRRCICNGLFSCVGLGQVVKQNGELAEEPAIVTLGNHLDGIRRLSRHGQTTYWARDVVTDILGI